A region of the Bacillus sp. NP247 genome:
TGCTACTACGTCCCAGCACTTTTTATTCACTTGTAACATTTTTGTTTGTTCCATGCTTTGCATCCCCCTCTATTCTATTTTCCACTCCCAATAATAATTACACATTATAACCCGATCTTCCTTTTCTCTTCGCTCGGTAATTTTTCACTTTTGCAATTGTACCGCACGCTCTTCCGCCTTCTTCCCCAGCATACATACCGCACCATCTTTTACTTCCATTACGCGAATGATCATAAAATACCCAGCGGCAATCTGGACAGGCTTTTAACCTTCCCCACGACTTTTCTTGAATCGCCATTAAAACAATACTCAATGCTTTTGTATACACATTCTCTTCTTGCACCGGTTCATATGTAACACTTTTCATATCTCCCTTTATATGTACATGAAATGGGTACTTTTCTAACCATTTTTGCAACGATCCTTCGCCTTCAATTGTTAACCGAATGTCTTCTCGAAAATTTTTCAATTCATCTATTGTATGAAATGAAAGCTCTTCATGAAAATATTTTTTCATAAATTGCTTTATATCACCTTCTGTTTGTAGCAAATCAATTGGCTCTCTCGTATCGTTTGGTATTTTCCATGTATTTAAAAATTCCCGAATATATTCTAATTCATGTGGTGCATTCTGATTCAATTCCATTCACCTTCTTCTTAAAATTTACTTTTTTCTGACTTTATGTATAATTATAATATAAAATAGTTAACCATCAATTGATTTTACTGGTTACAAAATTAGGAGGAGTTCTATGAAAAATTTCTCAATACCGATACGTTTCATGCTTATTTCTTCATTTTTTATGTCTTTTGGTTATTTTGCGGTATTTGCATTTTTAGCTATTTATCTATTAAATTTTCTCCACTTTTCAGCCATGCAAGTCGGAACAGTTTTGACGGTTATGACAATCACATCAAGAGTTATCCCTTTATTCTCAGGATTAATCGCGGACAAAATAGGCTATATCATTATGATGATAGCTGGATTATTTTTAAGAGGAATTGGGTTTATTGCTTTAGGAATATCCTCTGATTTCTATACAATTTCTATTTCTTCCGCACTTATTGGCTTTGGAACTGCATTTTACGAACCTGCTGCTCGCGCTATATTTGGCTCACAACCAGCTCATATGAGAAAAAATTTATTTATATATTTAAACCTTAGCTTTAATTGCGGTGCAATAATCGGACCAATCGCAGGAGGTTTTTTACTCTTACTCGATCCGATTTATGCTTTCTCTCTAACAGGATTTCTTATGCTGATATTCGCTTTAATCTTTTACTTACTTAAAAACCACTTCCAAGTTTCTACTGAAAACACGTCTATTACATTAGGAATACAGGCAATTTTACAAAACAAATCTTTCCTTCTGTTTTCATTTATCATGATTTTCTTCTATATTATGTTTACTCAGCTTACTGTCGCACTTCCACTTCATATGAAAAACATTAGTAATAGCAATCAACTTGCTACACTAGTTATTACGATAAATGCAATAACAGGCGTCATATTTATGGTATTATTCCGAAAACTATTTCACAAATACAACACCCTTTCGATTATTAAATACGGTGTTTTATTAATGAGTATTTCCTTTTTACTCATTCCTTTATTTCAAGACCCATATTGGCTATTTATTTGTGTAATTTTATTTACAATCGGTGAAACACTCGTATTACCTAACGCTGATATCGCTATTGCAAATTACAGTAACGAATCGTATACAGCTACTTACTTCGGATTTTATCAACTATCACTCGCATTTGGTTTTATCATCGGTAATTATGCCGGTACATCTTTTACATCCAACTTAAACGGAATGTATACACCATGGCTTATTTTCGGCGGAATAGGACTTATTGGCTTTATTTCACTACATATTTTAAATATAAAAAAAGGGGTCTCTAAAGGGGATATATTCCTATCTAATGATACAAAACATCTTTAACATATTACAATTGAGATGGTACCTTTAGACAAGCGACCTATAATAAAAAAATTCGACCATCATGTTTGACAGTCGAATCTTTTTATTTTTCATATTCAAGGTGATTATGTCTTTTACAACCAAATAAATAACAAGCCCCTATATGATCAATTTCAAAGTATAACCCTGGAACATATCCAGATTCGATACGTTCTATCATTTTTTTATAATAATTGTTCTCTTCTATATATTCTTCAATTAACTCTTTCTTATCATTTTCTGTCCAGTTTTCTTCTACTTCTTCATTCTGAACATCTTTTATTTCTGCTGTCTTCTGCTCAATAGATTCCCATATAACTTCATTTATACGGGAGAAATTATTAGCTTTATATAGAGCATAAACAAATCTACCAATCCAATTGGGACTTTTCCGGTATTCTTTGAATCCCTTTTCGAACCATTGAATTGCTTCTTTATAGCAATTCAACTCAACATATAAATCTGATAATTTCCCCTACAAAATTATCAGATTTCCTGTTAAAAGCATCTAACTTCTCTTTCGCTTCTTTCGTTCGCCCTAAATCAATTAAACATTTTACATAGTTATACATTATAATGTCCGAATCCCCTGCAACTCGCAAGAAAAATTCCGAAGCTTTTTCCAGCCCTCCAAGATTATAATGAGCTACAGCTACATTGTGATATGCTTCATTGGAGGGTTGAATCGAACTAGACTTTTGTAATACTTCTTTCGCTTCTTCCCACTTTTCTTGTTTCATGTAAATTTCCCCTAAAATGTTATAAGGAAAGTATGCGGAGGGATTCAACTTAACAGCTTCTCTTATTAATTCAAGAGCTTTATCATCATCCTCTTCCTCATAAAAGTACATCCAAGCAAGATTATTGAGAGATTGTACACCTCTAGATTCATGTACTGCTTGTTGAAACAGTTCCATTGCTTCTTCATATTCATTTTGTTCAAACATTTCAATTGCCTTCTCGTTAATATTCAAGTAACTACCTCCGAAATAAATGAATTCAACTATTCCATATTATAATTTTAAAATGTAAAAATTGTAATTTCCATAAAAAAATAAGTTCGCTTCGTATTAAGTTCTTTCTCCTGTCTACATTTAATCATAAATTTGAATATCCAATTCGTAATGAATTTAGCATAGGTTTTTACAACACCACATAAAATTAAGTGCTGTCTCCAATCTGTTTCCTTATTTATAATTGGTACAGTAAATCCATTAAAGTTCTGCTATAACAACAAAAGAGGGATACCAATTCATATGTGAATTGGTATCCCAAATTAATCTACTTTTAATATCTCCCCACCGTCAACAAAACCGGTTATGATGCATGTTCATCTTTCTTCTTCTTCAACAGCGCTCTCTTCTTCATCGCCTTCGTTAAGTATCCACCTTTAAACGAACGGATTTCATAAGAAGACATAAACGCTTTCGGTGCAATTTCATTAATAATTTCTAAAAGCTCTTTCTCTCTCGAACGCTTTGCAACGATATCTAAGCGATAACGTATAGAATTAATTCCTTCACCCTCAAATACTGTAACGCCAAATCCACAGTGACGTAATTCATCTACTAATTCATTACAACGGTCTAGTAAACTAACTTGATACGTAATATATCCAATTGCTAATTTATTCTCTATATAACCGCCTAATAATAGTCCCGCACTAAAACCAATGACGTAGGCGACAATGTTCATCCAATTTGATAAATCTTGAAACACAATCCCTAAACTGACAATGTAAATAGCTCCTTCTAACAATCCTACACCAGCAGCGGATCTTGTTTGATTCTTTACAAGCAAAATCGTTCGGATTGTTAATACTGGAACATATATAATTTGAAGCACAAAAATAAGTAACGCTTGTAACATTGGTATCCACCTCTTTCGCAAATTCTTTTGTCATGATAACATACATAACCTTTAGAAATCGATGAGTTTTTTAATTTTTTTTTAATTTTTTTCATACTATTGAAAAGCCCCAAAAATAAGCGTATTATATTTGGCGTAAATTCGATAAGTACCATTAAATCAATCGTATTATATCATTTGTTATTAAACGCAAAAAAGGAACCTGATTAGGTCCCTTTCATCATAACTCTATGTTTTTTGAAGCATGTTCTCTTTGCTTCTCTTCTTCTTTCACTAACTGCATATTTGCATAGGCTAAATTCGCAATCATTAAAAAGTGTCCACCTAATATTCCAGTACCAAATGCCCACATTTCCATTTCATGCTCAATTTCAAACATAATGATAGCCCCTAATATTGCGGCTGCAAATCGGTTTAGAACTCCTAATCCAGGAGCCTTTTCTTTCATCACGATACTTCTTCCTAATTTCTCCACTCTGCGAGCTAATAGCCAAAGACAATATGCGCTAACTGCTAAACCAATACCGAACCCTGTCACTTGTTTCCCAAACGGAGTAACCGCCCACATTAGTAGTAAACCACTAAAGATCGTATACAATTGTACTCGATATACACGTAAGGCTACTTGAATCAAAATATCCGCTCCTAATTTCACATTTTATTATGTGTCAAAAGAAAAGCAGCAACTTACACAGTTGCTGCTTTCTCTTGTTCTTGTTCAAGATCCATTTTTTGAATTTCAACACGTTTAATTTGATAAGCATCTTTTTCTAACACTTTAAATTCATAGCCTTCTGCTTCAACGTATTGTCCTTCTTCGATTTCATGATTTTGCATCATAATCCATCCACCGATTGTATCCACATCATCTTCTTCAATGTGTAATCCAAACAAATCTTTAACTTCTGAGATTAGAACTTTTCCATCAACAATTTTATGGTACTCGTTCACATGTTGAATTGGTGGTGCTTCATCTTCATCATATTCATCACGAATTTCGCCGACGATTTCCTCCAATATATCTTCAAGCGTTACAATTCCAGCTGTTCCTCCGTACTCATCATATAAAACAGCCATTGGAATTCGCTTCTTCTGCATTTGCAGTAATAAATCATGAATTGGAGTTGTTTCCATCACTTCAATAATCGGACGCATATACGTGCGAATCGATGATAAATCTTCTTGATCGTTGTTCATATATCGAATAAAGAAATCTTTTACATTGACCATACCGATAATATCATCTTTATCTTCTCCAAAAATCGGATAACGTGTGTATCGTTCATTTTGGATTACTTTCATGTGTTCTTCTACTGAATCTTCAAGATAGAAACCAACGATTTCTGTACGCGGTACCATGATTTCTTTCGCAATGCGATTATCAAATTCAAAGATATTATTTACATACTTGTATTCAGCTTGATTAATTTCTCCACTTTCGTAGCTCTCTGAAAGAATAAGACGTAACTCTTCTTCTGTATGAGCTACTTCATGTTCAGAAGCTGGTTTTAAACCGAATAAGCCAGTTATAACACGAGCTGAACCGTTCAATACCCAAATAAATGGATACATGATTTTATAGAACATCATTAACGGAGCTGCCAATAACAACGTTACTTGTTCAGCCTTTTGAATTGCCATCGTTTTCGGAGCTAATTCTCCTACGACAACGTGTAAATACGTCATTAGCATAAAAGCAAGGCCAAACGTTAATACTGATGAGATAGAAGGATTTATGTTCCATTTCTCAAATAACGGGTGTAATAACTTTTCGATTGTCGGTTCACCTAGCCAACCTAATCCCATAGCTGTAACTGTAATACCTAATTGACAAGCAGATAAATATTCATCTAAATTTGTTGTTACCTTTTTCGCTGCTAAAGCACCGCGTTTCCCTTCCGCAACAAGCTGATCAATACGACTTGAACGTACTTTTACAATCGCAAACTCTGCTGCTACGAAAAATCCAGTAAATGCGATTAAAATCGCAACCATGACTAAATTAAATATTTCCAATGAATCCCCTTAGTTAAAAAACTAAGGTGTCCACCTCCTGTATACTATAATGTTTTCTTATTTGTTCGTTAGAAAACATAGCCCGATACAAAAATTAAAGAGGTCGGATTTCACTTATTCTATAATAATAGAGCAAGCGTTTGTATTAAAGCTGTCGTTTGACCTGATAAAGATTTCGATATTTTTTCACGTTGTGAATCAGTCAATTCATCTAAAAGAGGCTTTAACTCCGTTAGCTCTGCTTCTAATCTATGAATATGGTCTGTCACTTCATTCACTTGTTTCGAAACGTGTTCATTGATACCGAGCAGCTTCTTCTTCTCCTCGATTTTCTCTTTAATCTCACAAAGCGGCATATGCATTTCTTTGCACTTTTCAATAAATTGTAACGTCTCAAATGCTGTTTCGTCGTAATAGCGATAATTAGATTGAGATCGCTCCGCTTTTAAGATACCTAGATTCGTATAATAATCAATCGTTCGTTTCGACACGTGAGCCATGAGAGCCAACTGTCCGATTCGATACACCTTCCCAACGATCTTCCCCCCTTGTTTATATTACTACCATCATACAGCACATAAACTGTACAGTCAAACGTGACGGTTTCTTATTCATAATTTATACAAAATTTATCGTCTCATCTTATAGTATCTATCCTATTAATCTAACTATATATCAAAATTATCGAATTTAGAAAACCGGCACTACCGTAATATAGTCATTAAATCGTCCGTTCCTTTCAACCTTTCGAATTTAAGAACATATCATAATAACATCGATATCAAATTCTTTTTTATAAATAGGAGGAAAAAATGAAAGCTGTTATTCTTGCTGGCGGATACGGTACAAGGATTGGGGAAGAGACACATTTAAAACCAAAGCCAATGATTGAAATTGGTACGAAGCCTATTCTATGGCACATTATGAGTCTGTTTAGTCATTACGGTATTACTGAATTTATTATTTGCTTAGGTTATAAAGGCTATGCAATTAAAGAGTTCTTTCTAAATTACAACTTACACATGTCAAATTTCACAATACATTTAAGCGACAACACAATCACTAGCCATTCACATCGTATCGAACCATGGAAAGTTACACTTATCGATACTGGCCTAAATACAGAAACAGGTGGCCGAGTGAAAAGGATACAAAATTACGTCGGGAACGAACCTTTTTTTCTAACTTACGGCGATGGATTAAGTAATGTAAATATAAAAGATCTTATTACATTTCATAAAAAACACGGAAAAATGGCCACTGTTACAGCCGTACAACCTCCAGGTAGATTCGGTTCCCTCGTTATAGATAAACAATCTGTTACATCATTTCAAGAAAAACCACTAGGTGATGGCGGTTGGGTTAACGGTGGATTTTTTGTATTAAATCACAATATTTTCAATTACATTAGTGGAGACAAGTCTGTATTTGAAACAGATACTTTAGTTCAGTTAGTAAATAAAAATGAATTGGAAGCATTTCAACATACTGGTTTTTGGCATCCGATGGATACATTACGTGATAAAAATAAATTAGTTGAGTTATGGGAAAATAATAACGCTCCATGGAAGGTCTGGTAATATGACTTCATTATCTTTTTGGAATAAGAAAAAAGTATTTATTACAGGACATACTGGCTTTAAAGGCTCATGGCTCACCCTTTTTTTTACTTCTTTAGGTGCAGAAGTAATCGGCTATTCTTCACATCCTCCATCCACCCCTAACCTTTTTGAACAATGTAACGTAGCAAAAGAGTGTACTACAGTGAAAGGTGATATTACAAATTACGATGTATTATTACATGCTATCAAGCAGTATCAACCAGATATAATTTTTCATTTAGCTGCTCAGCCACTCGTTACCTCTTCCTATGAAAAACCTATCGATACATTTAAAACGAATGTTTTAGGTACTGTTCACGTATTAGAAGCAGCAAAACACGTCGAAAGCGTACGTGTCATTATTAATGTTACAAGTGATAAATGCTACGAAAATGATGGGAGTGGCGATCGAGCATTTGTAGAAGCCGATCGTTTAGGTGGCTATGACCCATACAGCGCTAGCAAAGCTTGCGCTGAATTAGTTGCAACATCTTATCATAAATCTTTCTTTCACACGAATACTACTTCACTTGCTTCTGTAAGGGCAGGTAACGTAATCGGTGGTGGTGATTGGGCAGAAAACCGATTATTTCCAGATATCATTCGTGCGTATTTACAGAATGATACATTAAGTATTAGAAACAAAAACGCCATTCGCCCGTGGCAACACGTATTAGATCCTTTACATGGCTATATCCTTCTAGCTGAGAAACTTTGGCATCACACTGAGTATGCAGAAGGATGGAATTTCGGACCAATTAATGAACCTAATAGAAGCGTTCATGATGTCATCCAATCTGTAATAAAATTATGGAATAAGCCACTAACAATCCTTTCTCCCACTACAAATACTCCTTATGAATCACCTATTTTAACACTCGATAGTACAAAGGCTATAAGTAAGCTCGGTTGGACTCCTAAGCTATCCACAGAAAACTCTATTGCTTGGACTGTTGAATGGTACAAAAAATATGCAGCAGGCGAAAACATAGAATCCTTCACAAGAGAACAAATCGATGCATTCAAAAATTTATAAGGGGGCTATAAAATGGAACAAAAAACATGCCGTTTTTGCGACTCATTGCTAAAGGATACTTTTTTAGATTTAGGCGTTTCTCCTCTCGCTAACTCATTTGTAGCTCCAGAAAACTCATATAAAATGGAACCTTTTTATCCGCTGCACACATTTGTTTGTAGCTCTTGTTTACTTGTACAATTAGATGAATTTGAATCTCCTCACAATATTTTTCATGACTATTTATACTTCAGCTCTTACTCCTCAAGTTGGCTACAGCACGCTAAACAATACGTAGAAATGGCAATTAAGCGGTTCCATTTAACGAAACATTCGCAGGTAATTGAAATCGCAAGTAACGATGGGTATTTATTGCAATACTTTCAAAAAGAAAATATCAATACGTTAGGAATTGAGCCAGCAAAAAATGTAGCGGAAATCGCTATCCAAAAAGGAATTCCTACGAATGTAAACTTTTTCAGAAACGACTTAGCAAAAGAGCTTCCACAAGCGGATTTAATCATCGCAAATAACGTGTTAGCACATGTTCCAAACTTACATGATTTTGTCGCTGGCCTAAAAACATTATTAAAACAAGATAGCACCATTACAATTGAATTTCCTCACCTATTAAATCTCATTTCCTTTAAACAATTTGATACAATCTATCATGAGCACTTCTCCTACTTTTCACTTATAAGTCTCCAAAAAATTTTAGCTCATCATCATTTACAAATTGTTGATGCAGAAGAACTTTCAACGCACGGTGGTTCATTGCGTATTTTTATAAACCATCTAAGTGCCCAATCCACTATCCATTCCAATGTTACAAAATTAATCCAAAAAGAAGTCGATCACGGACTAGATACATTAGATTGCTATCTCCTTTTTTCGAAACAAGTGGAGCAATTGAAAATAGATATTTTGAAATTTTTTATCGATGCAAAAGCTTCAAACAAACAAATTATCGGTTATGGTGCTCCAGCTAAAGGAAACACCCTTTTAAATTATTGCGGGATAGGAAAAGAATTTCTAGCTTATACAGTAGATAAAAACCCTCACAAACAAAATCTTCTTTTACCAGGAACCCGTATTCCAATAAAATCTCCAGAAGAAATTAAACGTACAAAACCTGATTATATTCTTATACTTCCTTGGAATTTGAAAGATGAAATTATGAAAGAATGCTCTTTCATTCGTGAATGGGGCGGTAAATTTTTAGTGACGGTTCCAGAAGTTGAGGTGATCGAACTATGAAAAAAATCCTTGTAACAGGCGGTAGTGGATGGATTGGTAAATATGTTGTACATTCACTTATACAAAAGGGTTATGAAGTTCACGCCACGTATAATAAAAATAAGCCTTCTCACCTTTCCTGCCATTGGCATAAAGTAAACTTGCTTTGCGATGAAGAAATAAAAAAACTCATATACGACATTAAGCCTAGTCACCTTGTTCATTTAGCATGGGAAGCAGTGCCGCCCAAATGCTATGTATCCATCAATAATTATTATTGGCTCCAGTCCAGTATTTCTTTAATCCAACACTTCACAACATGTGGTGGAAAACGCGTCGTCGTTGCAGGTACTGGCGCGGAGTATGAATGGTTTAATGGCGTATTATTTGAAGATTCACCGCTTCTTTCCTATAAAACCCCGTATTCATTATGTAAAAATGCACTGCACTCCTGGCTACAAACATATGCTCAACAAACCAGTCTCAGCATTTGTTGGGGCCGAATTTTTCATATGTATGGCCCTTACGAACAAGATAATCGGCTCGTTTCTAACATTATCAACTCCTTATTTAAAAACGAGGAAGCACTATGTACACACGGAAAACAATCAAGAGACTTTCTCCATGTTAGTGACGTCGCTGACGCTCTCGTAACATTATTAAACTGCAACGTTACAGGTTCAATAAATATCGCATCTGGTCAATCTGTACAAATTAAAGAATTAGCTTCGATCATTGCTAAAAAAATCGGAAAAGAAAATTTAATTAAACTAGGTGCTATCCCTTTTCCTAAAGATGAACCTTTATTTGTTGGTGT
Encoded here:
- a CDS encoding CGNR zinc finger domain-containing protein; translated protein: MNQNAPHELEYIREFLNTWKIPNDTREPIDLLQTEGDIKQFMKKYFHEELSFHTIDELKNFREDIRLTIEGEGSLQKWLEKYPFHVHIKGDMKSVTYEPVQEENVYTKALSIVLMAIQEKSWGRLKACPDCRWVFYDHSRNGSKRWCGMYAGEEGGRACGTIAKVKNYRAKRKGRSGYNV
- the rfbF gene encoding glucose-1-phosphate cytidylyltransferase, which encodes MKAVILAGGYGTRIGEETHLKPKPMIEIGTKPILWHIMSLFSHYGITEFIICLGYKGYAIKEFFLNYNLHMSNFTIHLSDNTITSHSHRIEPWKVTLIDTGLNTETGGRVKRIQNYVGNEPFFLTYGDGLSNVNIKDLITFHKKHGKMATVTAVQPPGRFGSLVIDKQSVTSFQEKPLGDGGWVNGGFFVLNHNIFNYISGDKSVFETDTLVQLVNKNELEAFQHTGFWHPMDTLRDKNKLVELWENNNAPWKVW
- a CDS encoding class I SAM-dependent methyltransferase; this encodes MEQKTCRFCDSLLKDTFLDLGVSPLANSFVAPENSYKMEPFYPLHTFVCSSCLLVQLDEFESPHNIFHDYLYFSSYSSSWLQHAKQYVEMAIKRFHLTKHSQVIEIASNDGYLLQYFQKENINTLGIEPAKNVAEIAIQKGIPTNVNFFRNDLAKELPQADLIIANNVLAHVPNLHDFVAGLKTLLKQDSTITIEFPHLLNLISFKQFDTIYHEHFSYFSLISLQKILAHHHLQIVDAEELSTHGGSLRIFINHLSAQSTIHSNVTKLIQKEVDHGLDTLDCYLLFSKQVEQLKIDILKFFIDAKASNKQIIGYGAPAKGNTLLNYCGIGKEFLAYTVDKNPHKQNLLLPGTRIPIKSPEEIKRTKPDYILILPWNLKDEIMKECSFIREWGGKFLVTVPEVEVIEL
- a CDS encoding ATP synthase subunit I, which gives rise to MIQVALRVYRVQLYTIFSGLLLMWAVTPFGKQVTGFGIGLAVSAYCLWLLARRVEKLGRSIVMKEKAPGLGVLNRFAAAILGAIIMFEIEHEMEMWAFGTGILGGHFLMIANLAYANMQLVKEEEKQREHASKNIEL
- a CDS encoding DUF2179 domain-containing protein; the encoded protein is MLQALLIFVLQIIYVPVLTIRTILLVKNQTRSAAGVGLLEGAIYIVSLGIVFQDLSNWMNIVAYVIGFSAGLLLGGYIENKLAIGYITYQVSLLDRCNELVDELRHCGFGVTVFEGEGINSIRYRLDIVAKRSREKELLEIINEIAPKAFMSSYEIRSFKGGYLTKAMKKRALLKKKKDEHAS
- a CDS encoding NAD(P)-dependent oxidoreductase, which codes for MKKILVTGGSGWIGKYVVHSLIQKGYEVHATYNKNKPSHLSCHWHKVNLLCDEEIKKLIYDIKPSHLVHLAWEAVPPKCYVSINNYYWLQSSISLIQHFTTCGGKRVVVAGTGAEYEWFNGVLFEDSPLLSYKTPYSLCKNALHSWLQTYAQQTSLSICWGRIFHMYGPYEQDNRLVSNIINSLFKNEEALCTHGKQSRDFLHVSDVADALVTLLNCNVTGSINIASGQSVQIKELASIIAKKIGKENLIKLGAIPFPKDEPLFVGVNVARLKSEVNWKPKHDLNTGIEDTILWWESFIKKRNDMQY
- a CDS encoding MerR family transcriptional regulator, with protein sequence MYRIGQLALMAHVSKRTIDYYTNLGILKAERSQSNYRYYDETAFETLQFIEKCKEMHMPLCEIKEKIEEKKKLLGINEHVSKQVNEVTDHIHRLEAELTELKPLLDELTDSQREKISKSLSGQTTALIQTLALLL
- a CDS encoding hemolysin family protein codes for the protein MEIFNLVMVAILIAFTGFFVAAEFAIVKVRSSRIDQLVAEGKRGALAAKKVTTNLDEYLSACQLGITVTAMGLGWLGEPTIEKLLHPLFEKWNINPSISSVLTFGLAFMLMTYLHVVVGELAPKTMAIQKAEQVTLLLAAPLMMFYKIMYPFIWVLNGSARVITGLFGLKPASEHEVAHTEEELRLILSESYESGEINQAEYKYVNNIFEFDNRIAKEIMVPRTEIVGFYLEDSVEEHMKVIQNERYTRYPIFGEDKDDIIGMVNVKDFFIRYMNNDQEDLSSIRTYMRPIIEVMETTPIHDLLLQMQKKRIPMAVLYDEYGGTAGIVTLEDILEEIVGEIRDEYDEDEAPPIQHVNEYHKIVDGKVLISEVKDLFGLHIEEDDVDTIGGWIMMQNHEIEEGQYVEAEGYEFKVLEKDAYQIKRVEIQKMDLEQEQEKAATV
- the rfbG gene encoding CDP-glucose 4,6-dehydratase, which encodes MTSLSFWNKKKVFITGHTGFKGSWLTLFFTSLGAEVIGYSSHPPSTPNLFEQCNVAKECTTVKGDITNYDVLLHAIKQYQPDIIFHLAAQPLVTSSYEKPIDTFKTNVLGTVHVLEAAKHVESVRVIINVTSDKCYENDGSGDRAFVEADRLGGYDPYSASKACAELVATSYHKSFFHTNTTSLASVRAGNVIGGGDWAENRLFPDIIRAYLQNDTLSIRNKNAIRPWQHVLDPLHGYILLAEKLWHHTEYAEGWNFGPINEPNRSVHDVIQSVIKLWNKPLTILSPTTNTPYESPILTLDSTKAISKLGWTPKLSTENSIAWTVEWYKKYAAGENIESFTREQIDAFKNL
- a CDS encoding MFS transporter, with product MKNFSIPIRFMLISSFFMSFGYFAVFAFLAIYLLNFLHFSAMQVGTVLTVMTITSRVIPLFSGLIADKIGYIIMMIAGLFLRGIGFIALGISSDFYTISISSALIGFGTAFYEPAARAIFGSQPAHMRKNLFIYLNLSFNCGAIIGPIAGGFLLLLDPIYAFSLTGFLMLIFALIFYLLKNHFQVSTENTSITLGIQAILQNKSFLLFSFIMIFFYIMFTQLTVALPLHMKNISNSNQLATLVITINAITGVIFMVLFRKLFHKYNTLSIIKYGVLLMSISFLLIPLFQDPYWLFICVILFTIGETLVLPNADIAIANYSNESYTATYFGFYQLSLAFGFIIGNYAGTSFTSNLNGMYTPWLIFGGIGLIGFISLHILNIKKGVSKGDIFLSNDTKHL